From a single Sinorhizobium sp. RAC02 genomic region:
- a CDS encoding LysR family transcriptional regulator yields the protein MNWDDARMFLAVARTGQILAASRRLGVNHATLSRRVSALEEALKTRLLIRRTNGCDLTAEGEVFLRAAERMETEMLAAQASIGRIDTAVAGTVRVGAPDGFGVSFLAPRLGRLTARHPELKIQLVPVPRSFSLSQREADIAITLERPEQGRLVSSKLTDYTLGLYASHDYLKENGTPESVEDLKGHRRVGYVEDLIFTASLNFTGEIMRSWDAGFEISSATGQTEAVRSGAGIGILHDYIARQYGELVRLLPATSIRRAYWTTWHESARDLARVRTVAEFVQEIVRQEHDIFL from the coding sequence ATGAACTGGGATGACGCACGCATGTTCCTGGCCGTTGCCCGCACCGGCCAGATCCTCGCCGCCTCCCGCCGCCTCGGTGTCAACCATGCGACGCTGAGCCGCCGCGTAAGCGCTTTGGAAGAAGCCTTGAAGACGCGGCTTCTCATCCGCCGCACCAATGGCTGCGACCTCACCGCCGAGGGCGAGGTGTTTCTGCGTGCCGCCGAACGCATGGAGACGGAGATGCTGGCGGCCCAGGCGAGCATCGGCCGCATCGACACGGCCGTCGCCGGCACCGTGCGCGTCGGCGCACCGGACGGTTTCGGCGTGTCCTTCCTTGCCCCCCGCCTCGGACGGCTGACGGCGCGGCATCCGGAGCTGAAGATCCAGCTCGTGCCGGTGCCGCGGTCCTTCTCGCTGTCGCAGCGCGAGGCGGATATTGCTATCACCTTGGAACGGCCGGAACAGGGCCGCCTCGTCTCGTCAAAGTTGACGGACTACACGCTCGGCCTCTACGCCTCGCACGATTATCTCAAGGAAAACGGCACGCCGGAAAGCGTCGAGGACCTCAAGGGCCATCGACGCGTAGGCTACGTGGAAGACCTGATCTTCACCGCCTCGCTCAATTTCACCGGCGAGATCATGCGCAGTTGGGATGCCGGTTTCGAAATCTCAAGCGCCACGGGCCAGACGGAGGCCGTGCGCTCCGGCGCCGGCATCGGCATCCTGCATGACTACATCGCCCGGCAATATGGCGAACTGGTGCGGCTTCTGCCGGCCACTTCGATCCGCCGCGCCTACTGGACGACCTGGCATGAAAGCGCACGCGACCTCGCCCGCGTGCGCACCGTGGCGGAATTCGTGCAGGAAATCGTGCGGCAGGAGCACGACATCTTTCTTTGA
- a CDS encoding M48 family metallopeptidase — MASDNAAIAGGEWHPAGSSRSVEARLVERAGEIAAVPVGGEKPLAGAGLSWVEISGRVGSIPRRVTFPDGSIFETWDNDGIDRYLAARGKGGAGIVHWLEQFRLRLVVIVLLAFVLGGAVYRWGVPALVEVAIATTPPIVPQLMAKGTLEALDQTTFSPTKLPDGRRKEIADGFARIAGQSPRGAGAYSLNFRDGGLIGPNAFALPDGTLVITDQLVTLAGGDTEMVIGVLAHEIGHVELEHSLRQFYRAAGMTGLIMLIAGDVGSAVEDVLVQGGGLLALSYSRSAEAEADRRSVELMAKAGYDPTAIARFFTLLEEKLGDKSDTNILSTHPGTPQRKKEITDYARIISGQSDPDLQ, encoded by the coding sequence TTGGCTTCTGACAATGCCGCAATCGCCGGTGGGGAATGGCACCCCGCCGGCTCGAGCCGCTCGGTCGAGGCTCGCCTCGTCGAGCGAGCCGGGGAAATCGCGGCCGTGCCGGTGGGAGGCGAAAAGCCACTCGCCGGTGCGGGCCTCTCCTGGGTGGAGATTTCCGGCCGCGTCGGCTCCATCCCCCGCCGGGTGACGTTCCCCGACGGCTCGATCTTCGAGACCTGGGACAATGACGGCATCGATCGCTACCTCGCGGCGCGGGGCAAGGGCGGTGCCGGCATCGTGCACTGGCTGGAACAGTTCCGCCTGCGCCTTGTCGTGATCGTCCTGCTGGCTTTCGTGCTGGGCGGAGCGGTCTATCGCTGGGGCGTGCCGGCGCTCGTCGAAGTGGCGATCGCCACGACTCCGCCGATCGTGCCGCAGCTCATGGCGAAGGGCACGCTCGAAGCGCTCGACCAGACGACCTTCTCTCCGACCAAGCTGCCCGATGGCCGTCGCAAGGAAATCGCCGACGGTTTCGCGCGTATCGCCGGGCAGTCACCGCGTGGTGCTGGCGCCTATAGTCTCAATTTCCGCGACGGCGGGCTGATCGGCCCGAATGCCTTTGCTTTGCCGGATGGCACGCTCGTCATCACCGACCAGCTTGTCACCTTGGCGGGGGGAGACACGGAAATGGTTATCGGCGTGCTGGCGCACGAGATCGGCCATGTCGAGCTGGAGCACAGTCTCCGGCAATTCTATCGCGCCGCCGGCATGACCGGCCTGATCATGCTGATCGCCGGCGACGTCGGCTCGGCCGTCGAGGACGTTCTGGTGCAGGGCGGCGGCCTGTTGGCACTCTCCTATTCCCGCAGTGCCGAAGCCGAAGCCGACCGCCGCTCCGTCGAACTGATGGCGAAAGCCGGCTACGACCCGACGGCAATCGCCCGCTTCTTCACGCTGCTGGAGGAAAAGCTCGGCGACAAGTCGGACACCAATATCCTCTCCACCCATCCGGGCACGCCACAGCGCAAGAAGGAAATCACCGACTATGCCCGGATCATCTCCGGCCAGTCGGACCCGGATTTGCAATAG
- the bcsN gene encoding cellulose biosynthesis protein BcsN yields the protein MRWLLVATIPFLIAGCTAVPDPFLETGAIRPDAPPLSTEVSPDFAAAYLPSIAGRIESVRQTSRADFFEQKIVYTNATASAGENLLTVRVGTPSEGMVFLRAPTRSAILAEMRQALPGVAMAINAAPGQNLHGVYGYATGPLGKAGSCVYAWQFAKRVSPMGRLGTGNYSAQVRLRFCHPTLPQERLAMLMDGMRLKPVTRETFDLLSYAGGSGSMRSQPMLARAEPAVILDDSVEVEPRRTPKRRVVEEKRREEPAVIRNAVRVPLPGETVEEKVKVAVTKKPEKKSGDKAAMRVKSALVPMPETASLTEAD from the coding sequence ATGCGCTGGCTGCTTGTCGCCACAATCCCGTTTCTCATCGCCGGCTGCACCGCCGTGCCCGACCCGTTCCTCGAAACCGGTGCTATCCGGCCGGATGCGCCGCCGCTCTCCACGGAGGTCTCCCCGGACTTTGCGGCGGCCTATCTGCCGTCGATTGCGGGCCGCATCGAAAGCGTGCGCCAGACGTCGCGCGCCGATTTCTTCGAGCAGAAGATCGTCTACACCAACGCCACGGCATCCGCCGGCGAAAACCTGCTGACCGTGCGCGTCGGTACGCCCTCGGAGGGCATGGTCTTCCTGCGGGCGCCGACACGCAGCGCAATTCTTGCCGAGATGCGGCAGGCGCTGCCGGGCGTCGCGATGGCGATCAATGCGGCGCCCGGGCAGAACCTGCACGGCGTCTACGGATATGCCACCGGCCCGCTCGGCAAGGCTGGGAGCTGTGTCTACGCCTGGCAGTTCGCCAAGCGTGTCTCGCCAATGGGTCGGCTCGGCACCGGCAACTATTCTGCGCAGGTGCGTCTGCGCTTCTGCCATCCGACCCTTCCGCAGGAGCGCCTCGCCATGCTGATGGATGGCATGCGGCTGAAACCGGTGACGCGCGAAACGTTCGACTTGCTGAGCTATGCCGGCGGCAGCGGCTCTATGCGAAGCCAGCCGATGCTGGCGCGTGCCGAGCCAGCCGTGATCCTTGACGACAGCGTCGAGGTGGAGCCGCGCCGCACGCCCAAGCGTCGCGTCGTGGAGGAAAAGCGCAGGGAGGAACCGGCCGTCATCCGCAATGCCGTGCGTGTCCCGTTACCGGGCGAGACTGTGGAGGAGAAGGTAAAGGTCGCGGTGACCAAGAAGCCAGAGAAAAAGTCCGGGGACAAGGCGGCGATGCGCGTGAAAAGCGCGCTGGTGCCGATGCCCGAAACGGCGTCGCTGACCGAAGCCGACTGA
- the bcsA gene encoding UDP-forming cellulose synthase catalytic subunit, whose protein sequence is MHMTCVKWLAIPAGMFGLFLLWLPLSLQAQLVLSFAVLGVMFLAMTRPKNTTLRLVTFTFAGILAMRYASWRTTETLPSIHEPLNFIPGLILYLAEMYCLAMLAISFFMLADPLKRKAPDLGDAADLPTVDVFIPSYNEEPELLAGTLAAAKSLHYPKDKLNVYLLDDGGTEAKRNHKDPRISIAAIRRHEQLKALCASLGVHYHARKQNDHAKAGNLNEGLKVSSGELVVVFDADHAPVREFLRETVGFFAKDKKLFLVQTPHYFLNPDPLEKNLQTFARMPSENEMFYSILQRGLDKWNASFFCGSAAVLRRAALSAANGFSGQSITEDCETALALHSKGWHSLYVDKPLIAGLQPETFVSFIGQRARWCQGMLQILILNRPFLAKGLTLAQRICYAGINLFWLFPLSRLAFVFSPLLYIFFSLEIYQANILEFASYAVTYLIGSFAMQSYLYGRVRWPWVSELYEYVQSVLLFGSIVSVIRNPRKPTFNVTAKGQTLDRSMLSPLARPYFIIFFVLLAAALYSGYRFLTEPVATELLTIVAGWNLINLGLAGAALGVVAERRELRRNQRLPVKRHALMKVDGKLKNIIIQDASSGGISVEFVEQAPEIDLDTPLEATIQLRRAGQIISFDVICRSSRGVGVGTVYGFAYKERTPETFMAIAELMYSDQAVLQERLVRRQVRHSFFWGTSRFALWSIRETLRALRYSAGLMRENAVKSFADAPIVVKENNAQIPGRATELPPVLTGAQAYG, encoded by the coding sequence ATGCACATGACGTGCGTCAAATGGCTGGCGATTCCCGCCGGCATGTTCGGGCTGTTCCTTCTCTGGCTGCCGCTCAGCCTCCAAGCCCAGCTTGTTCTCAGTTTCGCCGTGCTCGGCGTGATGTTCCTGGCGATGACGCGCCCGAAGAACACCACCCTCCGGCTCGTCACCTTCACCTTTGCCGGCATCCTCGCCATGCGCTACGCGTCCTGGCGTACGACGGAAACGCTGCCAAGCATCCACGAACCGCTGAACTTCATCCCCGGCCTGATCCTGTATCTCGCCGAGATGTACTGCCTCGCCATGCTGGCAATCAGCTTCTTCATGCTGGCCGATCCGTTGAAGCGCAAGGCGCCGGACCTCGGCGATGCGGCGGACCTGCCGACGGTCGACGTCTTCATTCCGTCCTACAACGAGGAGCCGGAGCTGCTTGCCGGCACACTCGCGGCCGCCAAGTCGCTGCACTATCCGAAGGACAAGCTGAACGTCTATCTGCTGGACGACGGCGGTACCGAGGCGAAGCGCAACCACAAGGACCCGCGCATCTCGATCGCCGCGATCCGCCGCCACGAGCAGCTGAAGGCGCTCTGCGCCTCGCTCGGCGTGCACTATCACGCCCGCAAGCAGAACGACCACGCCAAGGCCGGCAATCTCAACGAGGGCCTGAAGGTTTCGAGCGGTGAACTCGTCGTCGTCTTCGATGCCGACCATGCGCCGGTGCGCGAATTCCTGCGCGAGACCGTGGGCTTCTTCGCCAAGGACAAAAAACTCTTCCTCGTCCAGACGCCGCACTATTTCCTGAACCCGGATCCGCTGGAAAAGAACCTCCAGACCTTCGCGCGCATGCCGTCGGAAAACGAGATGTTCTATTCGATCCTGCAGCGCGGGCTCGATAAATGGAACGCGTCGTTCTTCTGCGGTTCGGCGGCTGTACTGCGCCGTGCGGCACTCTCGGCGGCCAACGGCTTCTCCGGCCAGTCGATCACCGAGGATTGCGAGACGGCCTTGGCGCTGCATTCAAAGGGCTGGCACAGCCTTTATGTCGACAAGCCGCTGATCGCCGGCCTCCAGCCGGAGACCTTCGTCTCCTTCATCGGCCAGCGCGCGCGCTGGTGCCAGGGCATGCTGCAGATACTCATCCTGAACCGGCCATTCCTGGCCAAGGGCCTGACGCTGGCGCAACGCATCTGCTATGCCGGCATCAACCTGTTCTGGCTGTTTCCGCTCTCGCGGCTCGCCTTCGTCTTCTCGCCGCTGCTCTACATTTTCTTCTCGCTGGAAATCTACCAGGCGAATATCCTCGAATTCGCTTCCTATGCGGTGACCTACCTCATCGGCTCCTTCGCCATGCAGAGCTACCTCTACGGTCGCGTGCGCTGGCCCTGGGTCTCCGAGCTTTATGAATATGTCCAGTCGGTGCTGCTGTTCGGCTCGATCGTCAGCGTCATCCGCAACCCGCGAAAGCCCACCTTCAACGTCACGGCCAAGGGCCAGACGCTGGATCGCAGCATGCTGTCGCCGCTCGCCCGGCCGTATTTCATCATCTTCTTCGTGCTGCTGGCCGCCGCTCTCTATTCCGGTTACCGCTTCCTGACGGAGCCGGTCGCCACCGAACTCCTGACCATTGTCGCCGGCTGGAACCTCATCAATCTCGGCCTCGCCGGCGCCGCGCTCGGGGTCGTCGCCGAGCGGCGGGAACTGCGCCGCAACCAGCGCCTTCCCGTCAAGCGCCACGCGCTGATGAAGGTGGATGGCAAGCTCAAGAACATCATCATCCAGGATGCCTCTTCCGGCGGCATCTCGGTGGAGTTCGTCGAGCAGGCACCGGAGATCGACCTCGACACCCCGCTCGAAGCGACGATCCAGTTGCGCCGCGCTGGCCAGATCATTTCCTTCGACGTGATCTGCCGCTCCAGCCGCGGTGTAGGCGTAGGCACCGTCTACGGCTTTGCCTACAAGGAGCGCACGCCCGAAACCTTTATGGCGATCGCCGAGCTCATGTATTCGGACCAGGCGGTCCTGCAGGAGCGGCTGGTGCGCCGCCAGGTGCGCCACAGCTTCTTCTGGGGCACCTCGCGCTTCGCTCTCTGGAGCATCCGCGAGACGCTCCGCGCGCTCCGCTATTCGGCCGGCCTCATGCGCGAAAACGCCGTCAAATCCTTCGCCGACGCCCCCATCGTGGTGAAGGAAAACAATGCGCAGATCCCCGGCCGCGCCACGGAGCTGCCGCCGGTCCTCACAGGAGCCCAGGCCTATGGCTAA
- a CDS encoding CoA-acylating methylmalonate-semialdehyde dehydrogenase: protein MYEIGHFIHGKKVAGISGRTANVFNPATGEVQATVALANDADLQAAIDSALSAQPKWAATNPQRRARVFMKFVELLNQNMDELAVLVSREHGKTVEDSKGDVIRGLEVCEFVIGIPHLMKSEFTEGAGPNIDMYSIRQPVGIGAGITPFNFPGMIPMWMFAPAIACGNAFILKPSERDPSLPIRLAELMIEAGLPAGILNVVNGDKGAVDGILAHPDIAAVSFVGSTPIARYVYGTAASNGKRAQCFGGAKNHMIIMPDADLDQAANALMGAGYGSAGERCMAISVAVPVGEETANRLIEKLTPMIESLRIGPYTDDKADMGPVVTKEAQARILSLIDKGVEEGANLVVDGRGFKLQGYEDGYFVGGCLFDNVTPDMEIYKTEIFGPVLSVVRAKNYEEALDLPMKHEYGNGVAIYTRDGDAARDFASRINIGMVGVNVPIPVPLAYHSFGGWKSSSFGDLNQHGTDSIKFWTRTKTITSRWPSGIKDGAEFVMPTMK, encoded by the coding sequence ATGTACGAGATCGGCCATTTCATCCACGGCAAGAAGGTCGCCGGCATCAGCGGCCGCACCGCGAACGTCTTCAACCCGGCGACGGGCGAAGTTCAGGCGACGGTCGCGCTTGCCAACGACGCCGACCTGCAGGCCGCGATCGACAGCGCGCTTTCCGCGCAGCCGAAGTGGGCCGCCACCAACCCGCAGCGCCGCGCCCGCGTCTTCATGAAGTTCGTCGAGCTTCTGAACCAGAACATGGACGAACTGGCCGTCCTGGTGTCCCGCGAGCATGGCAAGACGGTCGAAGACTCCAAGGGTGACGTCATCCGCGGCCTCGAAGTCTGCGAATTCGTCATCGGCATCCCGCATCTCATGAAGAGCGAGTTCACCGAAGGCGCCGGCCCGAACATCGACATGTATTCGATCCGCCAGCCGGTCGGCATCGGCGCGGGTATCACGCCGTTCAACTTCCCGGGCATGATCCCGATGTGGATGTTTGCGCCGGCCATTGCCTGCGGCAACGCCTTCATCCTGAAGCCCTCCGAGCGCGACCCGTCCCTGCCGATCCGTCTTGCCGAACTGATGATCGAAGCAGGCCTGCCTGCCGGTATCCTCAACGTCGTCAACGGCGACAAGGGTGCGGTCGACGGTATCCTGGCGCATCCGGATATCGCTGCCGTGTCCTTCGTCGGCTCCACGCCGATCGCCCGCTACGTCTATGGCACGGCTGCTTCCAACGGCAAGCGCGCCCAGTGCTTCGGTGGCGCGAAGAACCACATGATCATCATGCCCGACGCCGACCTCGACCAGGCCGCAAACGCCCTGATGGGCGCCGGCTACGGCTCGGCCGGCGAACGCTGCATGGCGATCTCGGTTGCCGTTCCGGTCGGCGAGGAAACCGCCAACCGTCTGATCGAAAAGCTGACGCCGATGATCGAAAGCCTGCGCATCGGTCCGTATACCGATGACAAGGCCGACATGGGCCCGGTTGTCACCAAGGAAGCGCAGGCCCGCATCCTCAGCCTCATCGACAAGGGCGTGGAAGAAGGCGCCAACCTCGTCGTCGACGGTCGTGGCTTCAAGCTCCAGGGTTATGAAGACGGCTATTTCGTCGGTGGCTGCCTGTTCGACAACGTCACGCCGGACATGGAAATCTACAAGACGGAAATCTTCGGCCCGGTTCTGTCCGTCGTTCGTGCCAAGAACTACGAAGAAGCCCTCGACCTGCCGATGAAGCATGAATACGGCAACGGCGTCGCGATCTACACCCGTGACGGCGACGCTGCGCGTGACTTCGCCAGCCGCATCAACATCGGCATGGTCGGCGTCAACGTGCCGATCCCGGTTCCGTTGGCCTACCACTCCTTCGGCGGCTGGAAGTCCTCGTCCTTCGGCGACCTCAACCAGCATGGCACGGACTCGATCAAGTTCTGGACCCGCACCAAGACGATCACCAGCCGCTGGCCGTCCGGTATCAAGGACGGTGCCGAGTTCGTCATGCCGACGATGAAGTGA
- a CDS encoding YjgN family protein yields MSFAESARPAGQAGGFHRIVFTGKASEYFGIWIVNVLLTIITLGIYSAWAKVRRNRYFYGNTVLLGRSFEYHAKGLQILIGRLIVLGGFIVLNVIAALVPILVLLPTLVVLIALPWLVAKGLRFSARVTSYRNVRFDFVGGAGGAFKAFILGGLLAVITIGILTPLASRWVARYVGSNLRYGGKAFDTDPKLGPLYKSWLLSFLIALVGLGIIALLVLMNLSLILPMIETPGLLTPEQQIPLIFSAVIGYIVLFATFGIAGLFYKAGVRNITWSTTTFDGQHQLMSDVSRTRYTWIATSNVIVTILTLGLMRPWAAVRMARYTWEHTGVTFTGDVGELFNRIEAQGSAVGSEFMDFEGFDFGF; encoded by the coding sequence ATGTCATTTGCAGAATCGGCGCGGCCCGCAGGACAGGCGGGCGGCTTCCACCGGATTGTGTTTACCGGCAAGGCATCCGAATATTTCGGCATCTGGATCGTCAATGTGCTTTTGACGATCATCACGCTCGGCATTTATTCCGCCTGGGCAAAAGTCCGCCGCAACCGTTACTTCTACGGCAATACCGTGCTGCTCGGCCGGTCCTTTGAATACCATGCGAAGGGGCTGCAGATCCTCATCGGCCGCTTGATCGTGCTTGGCGGCTTCATCGTGCTCAACGTGATCGCCGCACTCGTTCCGATCCTCGTGCTGCTGCCGACCCTCGTCGTGCTGATCGCGCTGCCGTGGCTGGTCGCCAAGGGCCTGCGCTTCAGCGCCCGCGTCACCAGTTACCGCAATGTGCGCTTCGATTTCGTCGGCGGTGCGGGCGGTGCGTTCAAGGCCTTCATCCTGGGTGGCCTGCTCGCCGTCATCACCATCGGCATCCTGACGCCGCTCGCCAGCCGCTGGGTCGCCCGTTATGTCGGCTCGAACCTGCGCTATGGCGGCAAGGCCTTCGACACCGACCCCAAGCTCGGGCCGCTCTACAAGTCCTGGCTTCTGTCGTTCCTGATCGCGCTCGTCGGCCTCGGCATCATCGCGCTCCTCGTCCTGATGAACCTTTCGCTCATCCTGCCGATGATCGAAACGCCCGGCTTGCTGACACCCGAACAGCAGATCCCGCTCATTTTCAGCGCGGTCATTGGCTATATCGTGCTTTTTGCCACCTTCGGCATTGCCGGCCTGTTCTACAAGGCGGGCGTGCGCAACATCACCTGGTCGACCACGACCTTCGATGGCCAGCATCAGCTGATGAGCGACGTATCGCGCACCCGCTATACCTGGATCGCCACTTCCAACGTGATCGTGACGATCCTCACCCTCGGCCTTATGCGCCCCTGGGCTGCGGTACGCATGGCGCGCTATACCTGGGAACATACCGGTGTCACCTTCACGGGCGATGTCGGCGAACTGTTCAACCGGATCGAGGCACAGGGTTCGGCCGTCGGCTCGGAGTTCATGGACTTTGAAGGGTTTGATTTTGGCTTCTGA
- a CDS encoding cellulose biosynthesis cyclic di-GMP-binding regulatory protein BcsB — translation MAKPTFFTPLALALLIASAGSGRAEGLVADAVKPLLEGTTLSGGLLPQPVATKKNEPAEGVAGMLVPFEQASDAFTLSGEDDVATFTFALDGPQVSAGGTLNLAYINAVSVLPDTAMMDVEINGRDLGGFTIASPNRTLTEKIAVASEFLKAGRNVVRVRARQHHRVDCSLDATYELWTKLDPALSGFASGASSAFADFDSLLAVRRNAEHRTDIRVVVPGALSAEALNEVAPVLQSLILFLNRDDVTVSVADKPGTGPGIDLIMAMDRNGGATLAKLGFAPVARGLSVQAGASADRAAVILRAANLGDVNAAVLTAVKGAMADGLKTGIFEKGRGVLSVDAGERRTLREAGYETRVFSGRLSRTDFAVEMPADFYPAEYATLDLRLHAATSPGLEQTAQLLVRVNDKVVKSYPFRNREGEQFDGKRIELPLRAFRPGVNRVELLAELPMAADASCRPEERDDGKPRFILLDTTAIEVPALARLGRLPDLAALASKAYPYSGGKPFDLVIDRADEQSVGAGLTLLSRLALSARAPLNAKIAIGTPAEGTGRDALVVSSQNDFADLGSADKAAFPSAADINASVADLLRPDPVVTASVSDGARGTGDDTADLLQAFHNSTAQQEDDLSFSARTQRWLSAASTNFGRWLNYQGDEGPRVAPHGEGSLVTLSQMHAPGGNATWTVIKANSPRDLDAGVQRLVDPTVWRDLEGGTATIETAGLSLVSLPAAERYVAGLTDRSPGNLRRIAAAWFSDNFQIYVLLVLASLGAFAVWLGLVVPRKGVRSDK, via the coding sequence ATGGCTAAGCCCACCTTTTTTACACCGCTGGCGCTCGCTCTCCTCATCGCTTCGGCCGGCAGCGGCCGGGCGGAGGGGCTTGTGGCAGATGCCGTCAAGCCGCTGCTTGAGGGCACCACACTCAGCGGCGGCCTGCTGCCGCAACCCGTGGCCACAAAAAAGAACGAGCCGGCCGAAGGCGTAGCCGGCATGCTCGTGCCCTTCGAGCAGGCGTCGGATGCCTTCACGCTGTCCGGCGAGGATGACGTCGCCACCTTCACCTTCGCGCTCGATGGCCCGCAGGTCTCCGCCGGCGGCACGCTGAACCTTGCCTATATCAATGCCGTCTCCGTACTGCCGGATACCGCGATGATGGATGTGGAAATAAACGGCCGCGACCTCGGCGGTTTTACCATCGCCTCGCCGAACCGGACGCTGACGGAAAAGATCGCCGTTGCATCCGAGTTTCTCAAGGCCGGCCGCAATGTCGTGCGCGTCCGCGCCCGGCAGCACCATCGCGTCGATTGCTCGCTGGATGCCACTTACGAACTCTGGACGAAGCTCGATCCGGCACTGAGCGGCTTCGCATCGGGCGCGTCGTCGGCCTTCGCTGATTTTGACAGCCTGCTCGCCGTACGACGCAACGCAGAACACCGCACGGATATCCGCGTCGTCGTTCCCGGTGCGCTGAGTGCCGAAGCGCTGAACGAGGTCGCTCCGGTGCTGCAATCTCTCATCCTCTTTCTCAATCGCGATGACGTGACGGTCTCCGTCGCCGACAAGCCGGGCACGGGTCCAGGCATAGACCTCATCATGGCGATGGACCGGAACGGTGGCGCGACGCTCGCCAAGCTTGGCTTCGCACCGGTCGCACGCGGACTTTCCGTTCAGGCCGGCGCATCCGCCGACCGGGCAGCCGTCATCCTGCGCGCGGCCAATCTCGGTGACGTCAACGCGGCCGTTCTCACGGCCGTGAAGGGGGCGATGGCCGATGGATTGAAGACCGGCATCTTCGAGAAGGGCAGGGGCGTGCTGTCCGTCGATGCCGGCGAGCGGCGCACGCTGAGGGAGGCGGGCTATGAGACCCGTGTCTTCTCCGGTCGCCTGTCGCGCACGGATTTTGCCGTGGAAATGCCGGCGGACTTCTATCCCGCCGAATATGCGACGCTCGACCTTCGCCTCCACGCTGCAACCTCGCCGGGGCTGGAGCAGACCGCGCAGCTCCTCGTGCGCGTCAACGACAAGGTCGTCAAAAGCTATCCCTTCCGCAACCGCGAGGGCGAGCAGTTCGATGGCAAGCGCATCGAGTTGCCGCTGCGCGCCTTCCGGCCAGGCGTCAACCGTGTTGAGCTTCTGGCGGAGCTGCCGATGGCGGCGGATGCGAGCTGCCGGCCGGAAGAGCGCGACGACGGCAAGCCGCGCTTCATCCTGCTCGATACGACCGCGATCGAGGTTCCGGCGCTCGCCCGCCTCGGCCGCCTGCCGGATCTGGCGGCGCTTGCGAGCAAGGCCTATCCCTATAGCGGCGGAAAACCGTTCGACCTCGTCATTGACCGGGCGGACGAGCAATCCGTCGGCGCAGGCCTAACCCTTCTCTCGCGCCTTGCGCTATCCGCCCGTGCGCCGCTGAATGCGAAGATCGCCATCGGCACGCCTGCGGAAGGCACGGGCCGGGACGCGCTTGTCGTGTCGTCGCAGAACGACTTTGCCGACCTTGGTTCTGCCGACAAGGCGGCCTTCCCGAGTGCCGCGGATATCAATGCCTCCGTCGCCGACCTCCTCAGACCAGACCCGGTCGTCACCGCCTCGGTGTCCGATGGCGCGCGCGGCACGGGCGACGACACGGCAGACCTTCTCCAGGCCTTCCACAATTCCACCGCGCAACAGGAGGACGACCTGTCTTTCAGCGCACGTACGCAGCGCTGGCTTTCCGCCGCGTCGACGAATTTTGGCCGCTGGCTGAACTATCAGGGGGACGAAGGCCCCCGCGTCGCGCCCCACGGCGAGGGGTCCCTGGTGACGCTGTCGCAGATGCACGCACCCGGCGGCAATGCGACCTGGACGGTGATCAAGGCAAATTCTCCGCGCGACCTCGATGCCGGCGTGCAGCGTCTCGTCGACCCCACGGTCTGGCGCGACCTGGAGGGCGGCACGGCAACGATAGAGACGGCGGGCCTGTCGCTTGTCAGCCTGCCGGCCGCGGAGCGTTACGTCGCCGGCCTGACCGACCGCAGTCCCGGCAACCTGCGCCGGATCGCGGCCGCCTGGTTCTCCGATAATTTCCAGATTTACGTGCTGCTCGTGCTCGCCAGCCTCGGCGCCTTCGCCGTCTGGCTGGGGCTCGTCGTGCCGCGCAAGGGCGTGAGGTCCGATAAATGA